The sequence TCGGCAATAATTCCCAATTGGCAAAAAAGGTTTGCATCCTTGATTTCAAATCCCTCTATGCTGCACCTTGTCACCTCTACCCTCTCCCAGCCCAACCATCAAAAGCCTGTGGTGACAGAAATGGAAGCAAGAACCAGGAGTGCCAAATAAAAGCTGCTCATAATACAAAAGCCATACCTGTACGTTTTCGCGAAGGTCCATTGCTTCACGTAAGGGCTGCGTAGCTACTCGAAACACCTCATCGATGACTTTGATCCCCACGGTTTTGGTTGAGGTATATTCTCTCGCTTTTTTGCCCTTGCGGACAGAGAGCCCCCTTTTCTGCGACTTCCCCCCACCTCGTCGATTGCTGACAGCCACGTGTATAAATAGGgttgagtgtgggagaaactcTCCTGTCAAGGACTGAAGGGGCACATGTCTGTATCCTGCCTGCAGGCATTCAAAGGGGATGGTGTACTGCGCAATGAACTCGTCGCCAATGTAGTCATCATCAAGGACTACGAAACGCAAGAGGGCAAGCTCGGGCAGATTAATTTGAAACTCAAAGCTCTCATCAAAGATGGGATTGTCATCGTGCTGAGTTACCGTCTTAGTCCTTTGTTCTGAGCAGTCAGCTGGAATCCCGTGAATCTCCACATACACGTAAGGTTCCACAACATCTCCCTTGGCTGCAGAGCCTTTGGGCTTGGGCAGGTTTTGACCACTAATGATTTTAATGTGAAGCAACTGGGCTGAGACTCCTGGCAAAGAATCCTTCGCATTAGCACTGAAGTAGGACACCTCTTCCCTCATGATGGCAGGACGGAGTACATACCCGCAGTTTCCATTCTGTCGAAACCAGCCAATGTTGAGGTCCATCATCAGACCATGAGTCTGATAGTTCATAGCCACCATTTGGCATCCGCACTTCCAGAAGTCCTGAGGATTCATATTACTGGCATCGATTCTCATGGAGCTTGGGTATATCCGGGACAAGAACTTTTTATTATATATCACAAAGTCCTCTGGGTATTCATTGGCGATCCTGCTCGCCACCACCTCATTAAATGAGCAAATTTCCCAGTATTTCTGATTTCGCCTGGAAACATCAAAGTCCCGAAACTGCACAGACTtgcagtaactcaccaggtcagagaGCTCTTTTGAAAGCCTCAGCTTTCTTTCCAGGGGTGCGTTCAATTGGTCAGCGCCGTCTTCAGCCAAGCCTTGGCACATTTCGATGCCTTCATCCTCATCACTCACATCTGCTTCAGAATCAGAGCAGTTCCCAGGCAACTTCTTTCCCTTAAGGAGAATCCTCCCCTTGAGTTGGTCTGGAGATGGGAGGTAATTGTCCTCGGGGTTCGGAGGGTCCACGTGTAACCTGTCCCCCAGAATCTTCTTCATGTGTTGAGCCATCACTTTCTGCTGTTTGACTGAACATCGCGTCACCAAGCACAGAATCAATGGGTGCTGCGAGGCTACAAAAGCGTACTGATTGATAACATCAATAATAGTCCGAAAGGGTATTTGCACGGTCATCAAACTGCCAGCATAAATCAAAGGCTCATTATCTGGGCCTTCCCAAACCACGAGTTCAATGCTACGGCATCCCATTTTCAGAGCTCGGATGTACCCATTAATGTCCGAGGAACCCCAGAAATGGTCCTCCAGCAGACAAGCGTTATGGGATGAATTAATGTAGTAATGAGACAGAGGCTGTGTCATGTCCTGACACACGTTTTCATGTTGCAGATCGAAGAGATGGCACTCGAGGGATAGAAGGTAGTTGGTAAAGCCGTCTATCGAAAGGAAACCTTTCTCCTGGCCTTCTTGCGACGGCTCATACTTGCGAATGGTTTCCAAACACATCTCTTCCGTCAGCCCCTCCATCCCTTGCTCTGCATCCAGAAACAGCATAAGGTCCTTGCAGTCAAGGAATTCTTTATTACTGGAGAACTGCACGAGCAGGAAATATATCTCGGACCGTGTGCAGAGTTCACAGTAAGCCTCGGTGAAGATCTCCAGGGTGACCTCCGTTCCCAGTTTGTCCTTTGCCTTCTGCAGTTCTTTAAATTTCAGCTCGACTTTTGTCGTCTTCATTCCAGGACTCAACCCTTTGATAAGTTGGACGGCCCGGGTCAGTGGGATGTGGCCATGAGTACCAACATCCGCTGCGTGGAACATCGATTCCAACCAGGACAACCGCAAGCTGTTCTGGCTCGACTCGATCACGGGAAGTGTATCCTTTCCGTATGAAACCAGGTACCTCAGTCCCATAACCCAAGTGTTCACAATATCCGCAGAGCTAGCCACCAAATCCAATGATTCATAGTTCTCTCCGTAAATAATTGAGAAAGCGCATTCGTTGGAAAATTGGTCTGAAACCCCATTGTTGCGGAGCATGGGAGTCTTTTTTCCCAACCTCACCTCTTTGATGGACTTTATGTCAATTTTTGCTTTGTCAGAGTCCTTTTTCGAGGGCTCCCATCTCAGTGACCTCATGTCAGAATCAAGGATAAAATAGcggttgtacactctggagttggaACGAACCTTCTTCATCTCGCATCCCTCCAGCATGAAGGAGATGCAGGCTGCCGTGCTGCTAATTTTGCGGTCGCTGGGCATGCTGCTGAAAGAGACCGTCTTCTTCCTGTCTCGCCTTTGTCGTGATCCATCCTGAAAGAAACAAACAAATGTATGTAAAGCGATCATTACGTTCagtctgttcagtttagtttattgtcacgtgtaccgaggtacagtgaaaagcttctgttgcttgctaactggtcagcagaaaggcaatgcatgactacaatcgatccatttagactctatagatacatgatgaggcaATACCATTTggataagggagtaacgtttagcaATTATTTGTCAGCAGCTTTCATAAGAAGGCTACGCTGAACGAGGCAAATGCATAtaagaaattaaataaaatcatttGCCATCTTTAAATTAATTCATTTGCCCTCCTTTACTGTCACCATTTGTTATCCTAAAGCAGTTCTCCTTTTTTAAGGGGAAGATGGAATTATATTTATGGCTGGACTCTAAAGATGCATTTTTTGCCTTTTGTAATAAATATATGGTTGGCTCATTCTAAAATGTAATGAGTTTCCAGCTACCCTTCCTCGAATGCTATTTGTCATTGACATGGCATTCACATCCTATCCAAACAGATTTCCCACAGAAAATTGGAAGTCGTATATAATCATTATTTGACAAAAACGGGCTCTAATAGGTGTCGGTGAAGCCCAGTACACTATACCAATCCATTACTCACTCAAACTGCATCAGCAATGTTGCATGTGCGGCAGTCAGCCAAGGAAATAAATTTGCGTTTTTTCCTGTGAAAtgccctgacctgaaatatctttTGCAGTATTAAAACATATATAAACCGCCCAAGCAGTGGCTGGGCTTTAAATTGCTTTCAGCTGAATGCAGAAATAAACCCTCACAAAAAAATGGGAGAGAGGATTAGGATAATCCCGAGAATGAGAGGATTCATTCATCATCTTTTTACAGACCCATGAAGATCTCTTGACAAAATAACCCATTCTCAGTCAAATTTACCCTTCTGCAGATCTCTGCCTATTTCCGTAAGCCTATGATCTCCGACAAGCCTGCTGATGAGCAGA is a genomic window of Leucoraja erinacea ecotype New England chromosome 27, Leri_hhj_1, whole genome shotgun sequence containing:
- the plcl5 gene encoding inactive phospholipase C-like protein 2, which encodes MAEGQTDTTGAGLSDPRAPADPTPDTSGFSADPQPVWNGSRPELGEGAAGKPSSPPPPPPLSSIIKDGSRQRRDRKKTVSFSSMPSDRKISSTAACISFMLEGCEMKKVRSNSRVYNRYFILDSDMRSLRWEPSKKDSDKAKIDIKSIKEVRLGKKTPMLRNNGVSDQFSNECAFSIIYGENYESLDLVASSADIVNTWVMGLRYLVSYGKDTLPVIESSQNSLRLSWLESMFHAADVGTHGHIPLTRAVQLIKGLSPGMKTTKVELKFKELQKAKDKLGTEVTLEIFTEAYCELCTRSEIYFLLVQFSSNKEFLDCKDLMLFLDAEQGMEGLTEEMCLETIRKYEPSQEGQEKGFLSIDGFTNYLLSLECHLFDLQHENVCQDMTQPLSHYYINSSHNACLLEDHFWGSSDINGYIRALKMGCRSIELVVWEGPDNEPLIYAGSLMTVQIPFRTIIDVINQYAFVASQHPLILCLVTRCSVKQQKVMAQHMKKILGDRLHVDPPNPEDNYLPSPDQLKGRILLKGKKLPGNCSDSEADVSDEDEGIEMCQGLAEDGADQLNAPLERKLRLSKELSDLVSYCKSVQFRDFDVSRRNQKYWEICSFNEVVASRIANEYPEDFVIYNKKFLSRIYPSSMRIDASNMNPQDFWKCGCQMVAMNYQTHGLMMDLNIGWFRQNGNCGYVLRPAIMREEVSYFSANAKDSLPGVSAQLLHIKIISGQNLPKPKGSAAKGDVVEPYVYVEIHGIPADCSEQRTKTVTQHDDNPIFDESFEFQINLPELALLRFVVLDDDYIGDEFIAQYTIPFECLQAGYRHVPLQSLTGEFLPHSTLFIHVAVSNRRGGGKSQKRGLSVRKGKKAREYTSTKTVGIKVIDEVFRVATQPLREAMDLRENVQNAMVSFKELCGLTPAANMKQCILTLSSWLLNSDNTVSVTLNLSEQYPSMEAQGPVPDHLRKVLAAYETMIQTSKMLIESADAVYVKIMQAQKAGLDFHGDLHETGSKEGLKGRKLQKAFESFAWNITVLKGQADLLKHAKNEALDNLRQIHYAAQSCGISKSGSTSPDQLRSRGNLESIPESENTSDNVSC